From a single Glycine soja cultivar W05 chromosome 19, ASM419377v2, whole genome shotgun sequence genomic region:
- the LOC114400255 gene encoding uridine kinase-like protein 1, chloroplastic, whose protein sequence is MPEETTSIDYVMEAASGPHFSGLRLDGRMPSSATAAAASSSADSTLTPDFLPNQPFVIGVSGGTASGKTTVCDMIIQQLHDHRVVLVNQDSFYRGLNPEELERVHEYNFDHPDAFDTEQLLECTMKLISGQGVHVPIYDFKKHQRSSDSFRQVNASDVIILEGILVFHDQRVRDLMNMKIFVDTDADVRLARRIRRDTMERGRDINSVLEQYAKFVKPAFDDFVLPSKKYADVIIPRGGDNHVAIDLIVQHIRTKLGQHDLCKIYPNAYVIQSTFQIRGMHTLIRDRDISKHDFVFYSDRLIRLVVEHGLGHLPFTEKQVVTPTGSVYTGVDFCKKLCGVSIVRSGESMENALRACCKGIKIGKILIHRDGDNGKQLIYEKLPKDISERHVLLLDPVLATGNSANQAIELLIQKGVPESHIIFLNLISAPEGIHCVCKRFPSLKIVTSEIDIEINEEYRVIPGLGEFGDRYFGTDD, encoded by the exons ATGCCGGAAGAAACGACGTCGATCGACTACGTGATGGAGGCGGCATCTGGGCCCCACTTCTCCGGCCTGAGACTTGACGGCCGTATGCCGTCCTCCGCCACCGCCGCCGCCGCGTCCTCCTCTGCCGATTCTACCCTAACCCCCGATTTCCTCCCCAATCAACCCTTCGTCATAG GTGTTTCGGGAGGTACTGCCTCGGGAAAAACCACCGTCTGCGACATGATAATTCAGCAACTTCACGATCACCGCGTTGTTCTCGTCAATCag gacTCGTTTTATCGCGGGTTGAATCCTGAAGAGTTGGAACGCGTTCACGAGTACAATTTCGACCACCCtg ATGCTTTTGACACGGAGCAGTTGTTAGAGTGCACGATGAAGCTTATCAGTGGCCAGGGCGTGCATGTTCCCATTTACGACTTCAAGAAGCACCAACGCTCTTCCGATAGTTTTCGCCAG GTGAATGCTTCTGATGTGATTATATTGGAGGGGATTCTTGTGTTCCACGATCAGCGCGTGCGGGATCTGATGAACATGAAGATCTTTGTTGACACAG ATGCTGATGTGAGACTTGCTCGTAGAATTAGGCGTGACACAATGGAGAGAGGCAGGGATATAAACTCTGTTCTTGAACAG TATGCAAAATTTGTTAAGCCTGCATTTGATGATTTTGTTCTACCATCAAAAAAGTACGCTGACGTGATCATTCCTCGTGGAGGTGATAATCATGTTGCCATTGATTTGATTGTGCAACATATCCGTACAAAGCTCGGCCAACATGATCTATGCAAAATATATCCAAATGCCTATGTTATTCAGTCTACATTCCAG ATCAGGGGAATGCATACGTTGATTCGTGACCGAGACATATCAAAGCATGATTTCGTATTTTATTCAGATCGACTTATACGCCTG GTTGTTGAGCATGGTCTAGGTCATCTGCCTTTCACCGAAAAGCAAGTGGTTACTCCCACAG GATCTGTTTATACCGGTGTTGATTTCTGCAAAAAATTGTGTGGTGTTTCAATTGTTCGAAG TGGTGAGAGCATGGAAAATGCACTTCGTGCATGTTGCAAAGGTATTAAAATTGGTAAAATTTTGATTCACCGGGATGGAGACAATGGAAAACAG CTTATATATGAAAAGCTCCCCAAGGATATTTCAGAACGGCATGTCTTGCTTCTTGACCCTGTCCTGGCCACAG GTAACTCTGCCAACCAAGCAATTGAATTACTCATTCAGAAAGGAGTACCAGAAAGTCACATTATATTCTTGAATCTCATTTCT GCTCCTGAGGGAATCCACTGCGTGTGTAAAAGGTTTCCATCATTGAAGATTGTCACGTCTGAGATTGACATTGAAATAAACGAAGAGTATCGTGTTATCCCAGGATTGGGGGAATTTGGTGATCGATACTTTGGTACCGATGATTGA